The Pontibacter pudoricolor genome contains a region encoding:
- a CDS encoding sugar transferase, giving the protein MNASTTVADNKINNTTSYTLFIRILALLTNNRRSFSFEITDRKYLLFTVDLLLVITAAFTYCIAVYNSFTLAIFLGEKFSWLISVILWWSLVSYIFDLYNLEYINRFYTTVKYLTCATTIAIIGYLFFPWYTPELPTSKYDILLFIFQALVSLVIWRYLYFRFFNRAIFLKRVLIVGSSYSTKSLIDVFVNGDIFNYHLGYKVVGILDTDAGEIAYKGVRIIRGTSNLSKFLQRMRVDEIVVDESIRKSVSSKELIDLASCRMQGIEVTALCDFYEELTGRILVQQDGSDFYLTFPYNKSHFRRAYHLFSRVIDILFGIAGIVLCLLLIPVIYLANCISNRGPLFYRQERVGLHGTAFTITKFRSMVVDAEANGAAWAQENDMRITPFGRFLRRSRIDELPQAWNVLKGEMSLIGPRPERPVFVEQLKAIIPFYETRHLMKPGITGWAQVIYKYSSTAEDALTKVQYDLYYLKNRSILMDLKVILKTVSVIIRFKGI; this is encoded by the coding sequence ATGAATGCATCTACAACCGTAGCTGATAACAAGATAAACAATACTACAAGCTATACCTTATTTATCAGAATATTAGCACTGCTCACAAACAACAGGAGATCTTTTTCTTTTGAGATAACAGATAGAAAGTATCTGCTTTTTACCGTAGACCTGCTTTTAGTTATAACGGCTGCCTTTACTTATTGCATAGCTGTCTATAACTCTTTTACCCTGGCCATTTTTCTGGGAGAAAAGTTTTCGTGGCTTATCTCAGTTATTTTGTGGTGGAGCCTGGTTTCCTACATCTTTGACCTTTACAATCTGGAGTATATTAACAGGTTTTATACTACTGTTAAATACCTTACCTGTGCTACAACTATAGCTATTATTGGTTACCTGTTCTTCCCATGGTATACCCCTGAGTTGCCGACTTCTAAATACGATATTCTGCTTTTTATTTTCCAGGCGCTGGTATCACTCGTTATATGGCGTTACTTATACTTCAGGTTCTTTAACAGGGCAATTTTTCTAAAACGGGTATTAATTGTTGGTTCCAGTTACTCTACTAAATCGCTTATAGATGTTTTTGTTAACGGAGATATATTCAACTATCATTTAGGATATAAAGTGGTAGGAATTCTTGATACAGATGCCGGGGAAATAGCTTACAAAGGGGTTAGAATCATCCGGGGCACAAGTAATCTGTCAAAATTCTTACAGCGTATGCGAGTAGACGAGATTGTGGTAGATGAGTCGATTCGTAAAAGTGTAAGCAGCAAAGAGTTAATTGATTTAGCCAGCTGCCGGATGCAAGGCATAGAAGTAACGGCATTATGTGATTTTTATGAAGAGCTAACCGGCAGAATACTTGTGCAACAGGATGGAAGTGATTTTTACCTAACCTTCCCATACAATAAAAGTCACTTCCGCAGAGCTTATCATTTGTTCTCCCGGGTAATCGACATTTTGTTTGGGATTGCAGGGATCGTACTATGCTTGCTACTGATACCGGTTATATACCTGGCAAATTGTATCAGTAATCGCGGACCACTTTTTTACAGGCAGGAGCGTGTTGGGTTACATGGCACTGCTTTTACAATTACCAAATTCAGATCGATGGTGGTGGATGCTGAAGCGAACGGTGCTGCCTGGGCACAGGAGAATGATATGCGAATTACACCATTCGGAAGATTCCTGCGCCGGTCAAGGATTGATGAACTGCCACAGGCCTGGAATGTGCTAAAAGGAGAGATGAGCTTGATTGGACCAAGACCAGAAAGGCCCGTATTTGTAGAACAATTAAAAGCTATTATCCCTTTTTATGAAACCCGGCACCTTATGAAGCCCGGTATTACAGGCTGGGCACAGGTTATCTATAAATACAGCTCTACTGCCGAAGACGCACTTACTAAAGTACAATATGACCTGTATTATTTAAAGAACAGGTCTATTTTGATGGATCTAAAAGTTATACTTAAAACCGTAAGTGTAATTATTCGATTTAAAGGTATTTAG